One region of Peromyscus eremicus chromosome 4, PerEre_H2_v1, whole genome shotgun sequence genomic DNA includes:
- the LOC131908130 gene encoding metallothionein-2-like, giving the protein MDPNCSCATDGSCSCSGSYKCKECKCTSCKKSCCSCCPVGCKKCSQGCICFGQVQLLHLKWDPLRRV; this is encoded by the coding sequence ATGGACCCTAACTGCTCCTGTGCCACAGATGGATCCTGCTCCTGCTCCGGGTCTTACAAATGCAAAGAGTGTAAATGCACCTCCTGCAAGAAAAGCTGCTGCTCCTGTTGCCCGGTGGGCTGTAAGAAGTGCTCCCAGGGATGCATCTGCTTTGGACAAGTGCAGCTGCTGCACCTGAAGTGGGACCCCCTCAGGCGCGTGTAA